A window of Methylomonas sp. 11b genomic DNA:
GCGAACCACGCTTTGTAACACCAGGTGGCCGTCCAGGCTAACTCGCGCCAGCGTCACCAAAGCCGGAAAAATACTGCCGTCGGCACGCCGATGTAGCCACTCGAACTCCAAGTGGCCGTTTTTGATCGCCGTAGTCATATACTCGTTCGCCAATTCTACTGAATCCCTGCCGTTTGCCTGGTTTGGCGGGGAAACCTTACCTGGGTGCAAGCGGCAGAACTCGGAAACGGCGTCGTAACCAAATAAATCCAAGGTGGCTTGATTACAATCCAGAAATCCGCTGTTGTCGGCCATCATCACCGCATCATGCGAACTATTGAACAGCTTCCGATATTTCAACTCACTTTGCCGCAGCACTTCCTTATTGGCTTTAGCTTGCGTAACGTCCTCAGCGATGAACCAAATATAATTGTGATCCTCGCTGCCGGCGACCTTGGTACCGCTCAATTGCAATGACACCGGCCGCCCTCTTTTATGAATAAACGTAGCTTCGTCGGAGCCATATTGCCCGGTTTTTGCCAACCAGTTTAATTGCTCGTCCAAACTCTGCTCTTTATCGGCGGATAAGCTCAGATAATCGAGCCGTTTAAGTTCTTCTTCCGTGTACCCCGTCATGCGTTGGAAAGCATGATTGAATTCAACGAATTTGCCGTGTACATCCAGCAAAGCTATGCCTAAGGGCGATAGTTCGTATAAATCTCGAAGCTTTTGGCCTTTCTCCGCCAAGCGGATATACGCATTTTTTAAGCTTGAGTTTGCCGCATCAAGCTCGGCGGTACGCTGATCGACTAGTGCCGCCACCATCGCCGCCCTGCCGGTGGCCGATAACAAGTACACGCTTAACAGCATGGTAAACAGCAATCCGCCTAGTAACACCATCCACGGTAGCCAAGAGGCATGTGTCGAAATGAACACGGCTTCCGGCTGGACAACAATTTCCAGCAACCGATTGCCAAAACGGATGGAATGCCTGGACTCGTTTAGGCCGGGCGTCAACGATTTCAGCACCCCGTGTAACGCTATGGCGTGGTTTTCCGTATCGTAATAGAGTAACGCCACGTTCATATCGTCAAGATTTAAGCCTTGCATGGCCGCGTTCACTAAGGAATCGATACGCACCACTGTGGAAAAAAACCCGCTAAACGCCGGCTCCGAGCTTTTGGCATTAGCAAGATATACCGGCATCATCAACAATAAGGCTTGGTTGGCTTGCCCGTCTTGTACCAGTTGAATAGGCCGGGTGACGCTGACTGCTTGACTGGCCCTGGCTGCCGTCAGAGCTTCTCGGCGATTGGACTCGGAATTCAAATCAAAACCCAACGCCGGTTTATTGGTTGATAAAGGCTCGATGTAGGTGACCGGGAAATACTCGGCACGCTCATTAGCCTTGATAAACTGGCGATCCGCACCCAGCTCCTTGATCGTAAAATCTTTATATCCTTCATCGCGGAACGACTGTTCGTAAGACGCCCGCTGTTCGTTGGTGATCTGCGGTACCCAGCTCAGCGCTTGAATGTGCGTATTCTGTGTCAGCACGCCATTCGCAAAAACGCCGAATTTATCCCGGTCAACCGGCCCCGCCGCTTGAAAAAAACTATTGAGTGAAAAAGACGCGTTTAGCACTGCGGAAAAATTCTCCGCCAAGGCTTTATTGATCGCAGTGGCATTGCTGTCAAATTGCAGTTGCAGCCGACTGTCTTCCGCTCGCAAAACCAGCAGGAACGTAACGATCAGCCCGGCCAACATGGCCACCAGAGGCATAGCTACGCCTATCAGCCTTGGCCGCCAGAGTGCTCTTGGCTCTGCAAACAAGCAAAAAACCAAGGGGGATATAATGATGGACCCCAAACAATCGCCTATCCACCAATTCCACCAAGCAACCAAAATGTTGGCATGGCTTAAAACACCAAATCCAAGCAAGGTGCTGACCCCGACGGAGGCGGCGATCAAGCAACTCAAAGGGCCAGCTAATAACACATACCGAAAAATTTTTTTGCCGTTATCCAGACGCGGTGCGCCTTGCTCCAGAAAGCGTTGCGACAGCCAAGCACCGAACAATGCTTGCAAAGTACTACCGACAGCAATGCCCAACGCCACAAAAACCGTCTGTGGGGTCAAATAGTCGCTTAAATCGTATCCATAGAACAGATTTGTCAGGAACGATCCACACCATATTGCCGGCCAGACTTTCTTACCCCAAAGCAATAACGCAGCCAATGCAATCCCGGCCGGCGGCCAGATCGGACTGGCATAGCCCGGCGGTAATGCCAGGCGTAGTGCGGCCCAACCCGCCACGACCATACTTACTGTCACAAAAATATATCGGTAAAAGCTCAAACGCATTCCTTCTCTGCCCAACAAGCTAAGAAAAGTGAGAGAAGGTGATTATAGGTCAAATGCTTTGCTAGAGATGCGGATAGGCCAAAACCTGAACCATCCGATATTAGAAAGCCTCATCGCCAATCCAGTTTAGCAACTGGGCTCCCGCCGGCGCGGGAGCGACGATATTTAAGGAGCGGGGATAGTTTTATAGACAGGCGCTTAGCCTGGTAAGGTCGCCATATCAATCACAAAGCGGTATTTCACGTCGCTTTTCAACATGCGTTGATAGGCATCATTGATACCGGCCATCGGGATCAGCTCAATGTCGGAAACGATGCCGTGCTCGGCGCAGAAATCCAGCATTTCCTGAGTTTCGCGAATGCCGCCGATCAGCGATCCCGCCAATGCCCGGCGGCGGAATATCAGGTTGCCGACATTCGGCGACGGATGCGGCTCGGACGGCACGCCGACCAGACACATCGTGCCGTCGCGCTTCAACAGGCTCAGATATTGATCCAGATCATGCTGCGCGGCGACGGTGTTTAAAATGAAATCGAAGCTATTTAAATGCTTTTCCATTTCGTCGGCATGTTTGGAAATTACCACCTCGCTAGCCCCTAAGCGTTTGGCATCGGCTTCCTTGCCAGGCGAAGTCGTAAACAAAACCACTTCCGCACCGAAAGCATGGGCAAACTTCAAGCCCATGTGACCCAGCCCGCCCAATCCGACGATACCGACTTTGTGGCCTTTGCCGATTTTCCAGTGCCGCAACGGCGAATAGGTGGTGATGCCGGCGCATAGCAAGGGGGCTACCGCTGATAGCTCCAATTTATCGGAAACATGCAACACAAAACCCTGATCGACCACGATCTGATTGGAGTAGCCGCCGTAAGTCATTTTGCCGGTATGCTTATCCGGGCTGTTGTAGGTAAATATGGTGTGGTCGCAAAACTGCTCCTGATGATCCTGACAATCGGGACAGACACCGCAAGAATCGACCATGCAGCCCACCCCGGCCAAATCACCCAGCTTGAAATTGGTGACTTGGGAGCCGACTTCCACAACTTTGCCGACAATTTCGTGGCCCGGCACTATCGGAAACGTGGTGCCGCGCCATTCGTTGCGCACCTGATGCAGATCGCTATGGCAAACCCCGCAATAGAGAATTTCGATACGCACATCCTCTGGGCCGGGTTGCCGCCGCTCGAAATGAAAAGAGCGTAGTGGGGTTTGCGGGTTGTAGGCAGCATAGCCAACCGTTTTAAGCATATCGATCTCCAGCGTTTTGAGGGTGCACTTAATGCCCGCGCTAGCCAATTAACTTGACCGGACGGGGCAACAGCCAATTCCGGGTGCTAACTCGTCAATTTCAAATACTTCTGATACAGGCTGTCCTTATCCTCGACCACATCCGGATCCTTATCGATACAATCCACCGGACAAACTTCCATACACTGCGGTTTGTCGTGGTGACCTATGCATTCGGTACATAGGGACGGGTTGATCACGTAAATATCTTCGCCTTGCGAAATCGCGCCGTTCGGGCACTCCGGTTCGCAGACATCGCAGTTGATACAGTCGTCACTAATAATGAGCGCCATAATTACTCCTCGGAAAATTTTTCGGTTAAGCGTTGTTTGACGACGTCCGGCACGAAGCTGGACACGTCGCCGTTCAGTTGGGCGATTTCGCGGATCATGCTGGACGAGATGAATTCGTATTGTTCAGCCGGGGTCAGAAACACCGTTTCGATATCGGGCGACAGGCGGCGATTCATACCGGCCAATTGAAATTCGTATTCAAAGTCCGACACCGCGCGCAAGCCGCGGATAATCACGCTGGCTTGATGTTGTTTGGCACATTCGACCAGCAAGATGTCGAAACCAATCACGCTGACGTTGCTGAATTCGGTGACCACTTCCTGAATCAAAGCGACGCGTTCTTCCAAGGTAAACAGCGGCTTTTTGCCACGACTGACCGCAACGGCAACAATCACGTGTTGGTAAAGCCTTGAGGCGCGGTGGATCAAGTCCAGATGACCGTTGGTGATGGGATCGAAGGTGCCGGGATAAATCGCGGTAATGTTCATCGGCTTTAGAAACAGGCAAAAGCGGCTTATTTTAAACCATTCGCCGCGGCAAAAGTATCCGATTGCTTTTGCAGCAAGCTATAGCTGACTTCGCCGGCCGTCTTGGCTTTCAGTAATCGCCAATCGGCTGGTAAATTGTCCAGCGGTCGATGACGCTCACATTCCAGGTAGATTTTGGCGTAATTGGCCAGCCAACCGTTGGTATCCAACAGATGACAGGTCTGACCGATCAAATTCTGTCCAAACGGCGGGTCCAGAAATATCAAATCGAAAGGCTGCGCCGGTCCGTTTAAAAACTGACCGACATCTTGCTGCACCACCTGAATCTGCGTTGCCGCCAATTTGGCGACGTTCTCGCGCAGTTTTTGGCAGCTGGCAGGATTATTTTCTACTTGCACCACTTGCTTGGCGCCTCGGGATGCCGCTTCCACGCCCAAGGCACCGCTGCCGGCGTAAAGGTCCAGGCAGCGGCTATTCAGGATGTCGGCTTGCAGCCAGTTGAACAAAGTTTCCCGCACCCGCGACGGCGTCGGCCGCAAGCCAGGCGCGTCGTCGAATACGATTTGCCGGCTGCGCCATTCGCCACCGATGATGCGGACTTGATTCGACATACTTACTTACCGGCACCGACCGTCACAGTTTGCAACAATTCCGGTTTTACCCGGCGTTTGAACGCATCCTTGATTTGCTCGATGCTGACGGCTTCGACATTGCTCTGAAAAGTCTCCAGATAATCCAGCGGCTGCTGATAAAAGCCAATCATCGCTACATAGTCGGTCAACTTGCTGTTGGTGTCGAAACGCATAGCAAAGCCGCCGGTGATGTTTTGCTTGGCGGCGGTCAGTTCCTTATCGCTGGGGCCTTTATCCAGAAACTCGTTGAAGGTCTTCAGCAAGACATCCAAGGCCTGCTCGGTCTGATCGTTGCGAGTTTGCAAACTCATCATAAACGGCCCTTGCCGATACATCGGCGCGAACACGCTATAAGCACCGTAGGCCAAACCGCGCTTCTCCCGCACTTCTTCAAACAGACGGGAAACCATGCTGCCGCCACCTAAAATATGGTTACCTACATATAGCGCAAAATAATCGGGGTCCTTGCGATAGGTGCCGGGCAAACCGACCAGGACATGGGTTTGTGTGGACGGAAACTCGATGTGCTGTTTGCTGGCTTTGCTCGGCATTGTTACCGCCGGAATTTCGGCGGGCTTGCTCCCGACCGGCAATTTGCTTAGCACCTGGTTAGCGGTTTGCTCTGCTTGTTCGCGACTCACGTCGCCAACGATGACCACCATCGCGTTGGCGGCCACATAGTACTTTTGATAAAAGTTTTTCAGATCATCGGCGCTAAAACCGGCCACGGTTTCCACCACCCCCGTTTCGGGATGCGCATAAGGATGATCACCATATAAGGCTTTGTTGAAAACAATACCGGCCAACTCGCCCGGCGATTCTTCCCGATGTTTCAAGCCAGCCAGGGTACGGGCTTTTTCCCGCTCAAAGTCGGCTGGATTGAAGGCCGGCTTGCTCAACACGGTTTCAAAAGTCGCCAGAGCTTTGTCAAACAAGGCTTTCTCGGTCAACGTCCGAACCGCCAGCCAGGCCATATCTTCACTCACGCCGGCTGAATAGTTGGCGCCTACCGATTCGAAACGCTGCGCGATGTCGTCGGCACTCAACTCGCCGGCACCGCTGTCCAGCAAGGCAGAGGTCAACGCGGCGACGCCGAATTGCGCATCGTCGCGGGCACTGCCGGCATCGAATACCACCCGCACATCCACCATCGGCAAGCCGGCTGTGCGCACGTAATAAACCCGGCTGCCTTGCGGAGTTTGCCATTTTTCGATTTTGGCGGCGGACCAGACGGTTTGGCTCAACAGCAATAGCGCCAAGCCGATTAAATTAAAACGCATGATGGCCTCCTATGGCTTTTGCGGGTTTGGCGGCTTCGGTGATCGGTTGCGGGTCTAGATAAGCGACGGTGAGCGTGTCCTCAATCAAATATTTCCGCGCCACGTCCCTGACCTGTTCGGCGGTGACTTGATTGATCTTGTCTACATACTCGTCGGCTTTCTGCCAACCGATACCCACCGTTTCCAGCGTGCCCAGTTGCATGGCTTGATAGAAGTTGGAATCTTTTTGATACACCGCGCTAGCCAATACTTGTGCCTTGATGCGTTGCAATTCGTCCTTGGCTATCAGTTCGTTCTTCAATTGATAGACTTCGTCCAGCAAGGCGTATTCCAGATCGAAGACGGTCTTGCCTTCCGCAGGGGTGGCTTCCAGCAGGAACATCTCGGGTAAGCGCGAGGTAAAATCATAACCCGCACCAGCCGATACTGCGATTTGCTTGCCCCTGACCAGACGCGAAGACAAGCGGGCGCTATCGCCGCCGTCCAGTACCCCCGCCAATACTTCCAAAGCGTAGGCTTCCCATTCCGGCTTGGCGGTTTTTAGAACCGGCACTTTATAGCCCATCATCAGGTAGGGCAGTTTGGCTGGCGCTTTTACGGTAATCCGGCGTACGCCGCGTTGCTCACTTTCGTCTTGCGGTTTTACCGGTTTCAACACGCTAGGTTGCAGCGGAGAGAAATATTGCTCGGCCAGTTTTTCGACTTGCAGCGCATCGACATCGCCCACCACCACCAGCGTGGCGTTATTCGGCGCGTACCATTGCTGATACCAGGCTTGCAGGTCTTCGACTTTATAATTGGCAATATCGGACGGCCAACCTATAACCGGATTTTGGTAGGGGCTGTTAGTGAAAGCCGTCGCCATGAATTGCTCATGCACTTTGGCGCGCGGCTGGTCATCGGTGCGCATGCGCCGCTCTTCGGTGACCACTTCCAGTTCTTTTTTCAGTTCCTCGGCTTTTAAATCCAGGTTGCGCATCCGGTCGCTTTCCAGTTTAAAGCTGATTTCCAGGCGCGATTTTTCCAGGGTTTGGAAATAGGCGGTGTAATCCTGCCCGGTGAACGCGTTCTCGTTGCCGCCGTTTTCGGCGATGATCCGGGAAAACTCGCCGGCCGGATACTTCTGAGTGCCTTTGAACATCATGTGTTCCAACATGTGCGAGAGTCCGGTGATGCCGCCGGGCTCGTAACTGGAGCCCACCTTGTACCAGACTTGCGATACTACCACCGGCGAACGATGATCCTCCTTTACCAATAGTTTCAAGCCGTTGCTAAAAACATGTTCGTGTACCTTGCCAGCCTCGGCATGTGCCGCGACAGCAGGGCAAAGCAGCGCTAACGCCGCGAGCCTATAGTTCATAAATCCCTCGTTGACTAAAAGATGGTGAGCGCTTGTGATTATTTTAATAATCAATGGTTCACTGTTATTCTATATGTTTAAAGACCTGCAAATCCATTTGGTACTTGATGACCGACACAACCTCCGCGCTATCCTGGAAAGACTACTTAGAACTCTGTAAGCCCAGAGTCGTGGCATTGATCGTGTTTACCGCCGTTGTCGGCATGCTGCTGGCCGTTCCCGGCATGCCGCCGCTGGCTAACTTTTTCTACGGCAGCATAGGCATCGCCC
This region includes:
- a CDS encoding YfhL family 4Fe-4S dicluster ferredoxin translates to MALIISDDCINCDVCEPECPNGAISQGEDIYVINPSLCTECIGHHDKPQCMEVCPVDCIDKDPDVVEDKDSLYQKYLKLTS
- a CDS encoding M16 family metallopeptidase translates to MNYRLAALALLCPAVAAHAEAGKVHEHVFSNGLKLLVKEDHRSPVVVSQVWYKVGSSYEPGGITGLSHMLEHMMFKGTQKYPAGEFSRIIAENGGNENAFTGQDYTAYFQTLEKSRLEISFKLESDRMRNLDLKAEELKKELEVVTEERRMRTDDQPRAKVHEQFMATAFTNSPYQNPVIGWPSDIANYKVEDLQAWYQQWYAPNNATLVVVGDVDALQVEKLAEQYFSPLQPSVLKPVKPQDESEQRGVRRITVKAPAKLPYLMMGYKVPVLKTAKPEWEAYALEVLAGVLDGGDSARLSSRLVRGKQIAVSAGAGYDFTSRLPEMFLLEATPAEGKTVFDLEYALLDEVYQLKNELIAKDELQRIKAQVLASAVYQKDSNFYQAMQLGTLETVGIGWQKADEYVDKINQVTAEQVRDVARKYLIEDTLTVAYLDPQPITEAAKPAKAIGGHHAF
- a CDS encoding M16 family metallopeptidase gives rise to the protein MRFNLIGLALLLLSQTVWSAAKIEKWQTPQGSRVYYVRTAGLPMVDVRVVFDAGSARDDAQFGVAALTSALLDSGAGELSADDIAQRFESVGANYSAGVSEDMAWLAVRTLTEKALFDKALATFETVLSKPAFNPADFEREKARTLAGLKHREESPGELAGIVFNKALYGDHPYAHPETGVVETVAGFSADDLKNFYQKYYVAANAMVVIVGDVSREQAEQTANQVLSKLPVGSKPAEIPAVTMPSKASKQHIEFPSTQTHVLVGLPGTYRKDPDYFALYVGNHILGGGSMVSRLFEEVREKRGLAYGAYSVFAPMYRQGPFMMSLQTRNDQTEQALDVLLKTFNEFLDKGPSDKELTAAKQNITGGFAMRFDTNSKLTDYVAMIGFYQQPLDYLETFQSNVEAVSIEQIKDAFKRRVKPELLQTVTVGAGK
- the rsmD gene encoding 16S rRNA (guanine(966)-N(2))-methyltransferase RsmD — translated: MSNQVRIIGGEWRSRQIVFDDAPGLRPTPSRVRETLFNWLQADILNSRCLDLYAGSGALGVEAASRGAKQVVQVENNPASCQKLRENVAKLAATQIQVVQQDVGQFLNGPAQPFDLIFLDPPFGQNLIGQTCHLLDTNGWLANYAKIYLECERHRPLDNLPADWRLLKAKTAGEVSYSLLQKQSDTFAAANGLK
- the coaD gene encoding pantetheine-phosphate adenylyltransferase, which encodes MNITAIYPGTFDPITNGHLDLIHRASRLYQHVIVAVAVSRGKKPLFTLEERVALIQEVVTEFSNVSVIGFDILLVECAKQHQASVIIRGLRAVSDFEYEFQLAGMNRRLSPDIETVFLTPAEQYEFISSSMIREIAQLNGDVSSFVPDVVKQRLTEKFSEE
- a CDS encoding CHASE domain-containing protein, which translates into the protein MRLSFYRYIFVTVSMVVAGWAALRLALPPGYASPIWPPAGIALAALLLWGKKVWPAIWCGSFLTNLFYGYDLSDYLTPQTVFVALGIAVGSTLQALFGAWLSQRFLEQGAPRLDNGKKIFRYVLLAGPLSCLIAASVGVSTLLGFGVLSHANILVAWWNWWIGDCLGSIIISPLVFCLFAEPRALWRPRLIGVAMPLVAMLAGLIVTFLLVLRAEDSRLQLQFDSNATAINKALAENFSAVLNASFSLNSFFQAAGPVDRDKFGVFANGVLTQNTHIQALSWVPQITNEQRASYEQSFRDEGYKDFTIKELGADRQFIKANERAEYFPVTYIEPLSTNKPALGFDLNSESNRREALTAARASQAVSVTRPIQLVQDGQANQALLLMMPVYLANAKSSEPAFSGFFSTVVRIDSLVNAAMQGLNLDDMNVALLYYDTENHAIALHGVLKSLTPGLNESRHSIRFGNRLLEIVVQPEAVFISTHASWLPWMVLLGGLLFTMLLSVYLLSATGRAAMVAALVDQRTAELDAANSSLKNAYIRLAEKGQKLRDLYELSPLGIALLDVHGKFVEFNHAFQRMTGYTEEELKRLDYLSLSADKEQSLDEQLNWLAKTGQYGSDEATFIHKRGRPVSLQLSGTKVAGSEDHNYIWFIAEDVTQAKANKEVLRQSELKYRKLFNSSHDAVMMADNSGFLDCNQATLDLFGYDAVSEFCRLHPGKVSPPNQANGRDSVELANEYMTTAIKNGHLEFEWLHRRADGSIFPALVTLARVSLDGHLVLQSVVRDLSEQKRVEQALIEAKEAAESMAAFKSEFLANMSHEIRTPMNAVIGLSQLALNKPVSDEVRDYLQKIHSSSVSLLGILNDILDFSKMEAGKLGVEQVEFNLNNVLDNLHSLFALYAAEKRLDFKIEVAPDVPLSLVGDALRLQQILSNLLGNALKFTERGSVSLRVALLDLNEAQARLRFSVVDTGIGIPEADLPKLFQSFSQLDASITRRFGGTGLGLSISQKLLQLMGSDFHVESTPGLGSNFSFDLVLGVAAQQADLSAVRPHTETQAAGLTKALAEQGSALRGMRILVAEDHAINQKILQEFLALCGVSVDLAGNGRDALALLAEHAYDAVLMDIHMPVMSGLAATEEIRRNPDYKALPIIALSAGVTEEERDKCLASGMNEFVVKPIQPMQLVEVLCRQIGRGPAGDSANGAVKNERDVSAFSLRDLPGFDFSNPLDLLDGDEGFLSELLGSFRDSTASTLIELGDLLDKRDFQMARDMLHGLKGVAANLGARRVEQAATKFCISLEQDSLNQADYAEFKRVMTEALTALEPLG
- a CDS encoding NAD(P)-dependent alcohol dehydrogenase; its protein translation is MLKTVGYAAYNPQTPLRSFHFERRQPGPEDVRIEILYCGVCHSDLHQVRNEWRGTTFPIVPGHEIVGKVVEVGSQVTNFKLGDLAGVGCMVDSCGVCPDCQDHQEQFCDHTIFTYNSPDKHTGKMTYGGYSNQIVVDQGFVLHVSDKLELSAVAPLLCAGITTYSPLRHWKIGKGHKVGIVGLGGLGHMGLKFAHAFGAEVVLFTTSPGKEADAKRLGASEVVISKHADEMEKHLNSFDFILNTVAAQHDLDQYLSLLKRDGTMCLVGVPSEPHPSPNVGNLIFRRRALAGSLIGGIRETQEMLDFCAEHGIVSDIELIPMAGINDAYQRMLKSDVKYRFVIDMATLPG